Proteins encoded together in one Marinobacter sp. Arc7-DN-1 window:
- a CDS encoding NUDIX domain-containing protein, with product MTKPFQFKASDVKVEKRETVFQGFFRMDKLWLTHPRFDGGDMPVFTRELFIRGDATCVLPYDAERDEVVLLEQFRLGALGRTQSPWLLELVAGMNEDGESPEEVARREGQEEAGLTFQRLDKICDYLVSPGGSTEMIHLYCGRISTEDAGGLYGMEHEHEDIRAHVVSSEDAIAMIHDGRINNAAAIIALQWLELNRARLRRGWQ from the coding sequence ATGACCAAACCGTTCCAGTTTAAAGCCAGCGACGTCAAAGTCGAAAAACGCGAAACCGTCTTCCAGGGCTTCTTCCGTATGGACAAGCTCTGGCTGACACACCCGCGTTTTGATGGCGGGGACATGCCCGTGTTTACCCGGGAACTCTTTATCCGGGGCGATGCCACCTGCGTGCTGCCCTACGACGCTGAACGGGATGAAGTCGTACTCCTTGAACAGTTTCGCCTCGGCGCCTTGGGCCGCACGCAATCGCCCTGGTTGCTGGAACTGGTCGCCGGCATGAACGAAGATGGCGAAAGCCCGGAAGAGGTTGCCCGGCGGGAAGGGCAGGAAGAGGCCGGGCTTACTTTTCAGCGGCTCGACAAGATCTGCGATTACCTGGTTTCTCCCGGTGGCAGCACCGAGATGATCCACCTTTACTGTGGCCGCATCAGCACGGAAGATGCAGGCGGTCTTTATGGCATGGAACACGAACACGAGGATATTCGCGCCCACGTCGTTTCCTCGGAAGATGCCATAGCGATGATCCACGATGGCCGCATCAACAATGCTGCCGCCATTATTGCCCTCCAGTGGCTTGAACTGAATCGGGCCCGTTTGAGGAGAGGGTGGCAGTAA
- a CDS encoding DUF1249 domain-containing protein translates to MGEWTMKPKRYVPDLRQLGALCDGNYRRLQKLRQLEVDGKPVCEFELHRENHYLGRVRIQVLQTARFTETLLLEQVHNPGRWLNNPQMTVRVYHDASMAEVISCYRDRQIAPVNDYPNRFMHHPDEKVQVNGFLADWLDYCLRFGHLPMEHAAWSAGEGVD, encoded by the coding sequence ATGGGTGAGTGGACCATGAAACCCAAGCGGTATGTTCCGGACCTGCGTCAGCTCGGTGCCCTGTGTGATGGCAACTACCGGAGACTGCAGAAGCTGCGTCAGCTGGAAGTGGACGGTAAGCCCGTGTGCGAGTTTGAGTTGCACCGGGAGAATCATTACCTCGGGCGTGTCCGTATCCAGGTGCTGCAGACTGCAAGGTTTACCGAAACCCTGCTGCTTGAGCAGGTGCACAACCCGGGGCGCTGGCTCAATAATCCGCAAATGACCGTCCGGGTCTACCACGATGCTTCCATGGCCGAGGTCATCAGCTGTTACCGGGATCGCCAGATTGCCCCTGTGAATGACTACCCCAACCGTTTTATGCACCACCCGGACGAGAAGGTCCAGGTCAACGGCTTTCTGGCCGACTGGCTGGATTATTGTCTGCGGTTTGGCCACCTTCCCATGGAACATGCCGCCTGGTCTGCCGGTGAAGGCGTCGACTGA
- the gcvH gene encoding glycine cleavage system protein GcvH, translating to MSEIPADLKYIETHQWVRVSDDGTATVGITDFAQEQLGDVVYIGVPDVGATVNGGEEAGVAESVKSASDVFSPVTGEVLEVNESLEDEPEKVNEDPYGDGWLYKVKLADAGELDGLMDAAAYSEHVAAEE from the coding sequence ATGAGTGAGATACCCGCAGACCTGAAATACATTGAGACACACCAGTGGGTTCGCGTGTCTGACGATGGCACAGCGACGGTCGGCATTACGGATTTTGCCCAGGAGCAGTTGGGTGATGTGGTTTATATCGGCGTTCCGGATGTGGGCGCGACGGTTAACGGTGGTGAGGAAGCCGGTGTGGCGGAGTCTGTGAAGTCGGCTTCGGATGTGTTCAGTCCGGTGACCGGTGAGGTTCTCGAGGTGAATGAGAGCCTGGAGGATGAGCCGGAGAAGGTCAATGAAGACCCCTATGGCGATGGCTGGCTGTATAAAGTGAAGCTGGCGGATGCCGGTGAGCTCGATGGCCTGATGGATGCTGCGGCGTATTCCGAGCATGTGGCTGCCGAGGAGTAG
- the waaA gene encoding lipid IV(A) 3-deoxy-D-manno-octulosonic acid transferase — protein sequence MLQFIYSQLIRLLLPFILLRLWWHGRRAPELRRNWHQRLGLVPAASGSVVWVHAVSVGETIAAAPMVRRLLARNPDITILMTAMTDTGLAQARKMFGDQVQYAYAPYDTPGAIRRFLDRVKPRILVIMETEIWPNMIRQCRARRVPVFLINARLSERSARGYERIRGLVAPIMQSISWVAAQAEKDADRFRRIGVSPSKVAVTGSVKFDVDIPDEVRAASIALRQSLAGRPVWIAGSTHGGEDEQLLLAHLRVLEKHPDALLILVPRHPDRFESVAEKAVRKGLTLARRSLGDDPSKARVYLGDTMGELMMLYGASDLAFVGGSLIERGGHNPLEPAGWGIPVFSGSYIFNFETIYQRLLDDKGVKLVADADELATHVSLLFGDDEERQAIGRRALEVVNKNRGALDKVVDGIIERV from the coding sequence GTGCTGCAATTTATCTATTCCCAGCTGATAAGGCTGCTTCTGCCGTTTATTCTGCTGCGTCTGTGGTGGCACGGCCGGCGCGCGCCGGAGCTGCGACGAAACTGGCACCAGCGCCTCGGGCTGGTGCCGGCGGCCTCCGGATCCGTGGTCTGGGTGCACGCGGTCTCGGTGGGCGAAACCATTGCCGCAGCCCCGATGGTCCGGCGCCTGTTGGCACGGAACCCCGACATCACCATCCTGATGACCGCCATGACCGATACCGGGCTGGCCCAGGCACGCAAGATGTTTGGTGATCAGGTGCAGTATGCCTACGCGCCCTATGATACGCCGGGTGCCATCCGGCGGTTTCTGGACCGGGTCAAGCCCCGGATACTGGTTATTATGGAAACTGAAATCTGGCCGAACATGATTCGTCAGTGCCGGGCTCGTCGGGTTCCGGTGTTTCTGATCAACGCCCGCCTCTCCGAGCGCTCTGCGCGCGGGTATGAGCGCATCCGGGGCCTTGTGGCACCTATCATGCAGAGCATCAGCTGGGTCGCCGCCCAGGCAGAGAAGGATGCCGACCGGTTCCGGAGAATCGGTGTTTCGCCATCGAAGGTGGCCGTCACGGGGAGCGTCAAGTTCGATGTTGATATTCCGGATGAGGTGCGGGCAGCGTCCATTGCCCTCAGGCAGAGCCTGGCCGGCCGGCCGGTCTGGATTGCCGGTAGCACCCATGGCGGCGAGGATGAGCAGCTGTTGCTGGCACATCTCAGGGTATTGGAAAAACATCCAGACGCCCTGCTGATTCTGGTTCCGAGGCACCCGGATCGCTTTGAGTCGGTGGCCGAAAAAGCTGTCCGGAAGGGGCTCACGCTCGCCCGCCGGTCACTGGGGGACGATCCCAGCAAGGCGCGGGTCTATCTCGGGGATACCATGGGCGAGTTGATGATGTTGTATGGCGCCAGTGATCTGGCCTTTGTCGGTGGATCGTTGATTGAGCGCGGCGGGCATAATCCCCTGGAGCCTGCTGGCTGGGGTATTCCTGTGTTTTCAGGGTCCTACATCTTCAATTTTGAAACCATCTACCAGCGGCTGCTGGATGACAAGGGGGTCAAGCTGGTCGCCGATGCGGATGAGCTGGCGACTCACGTGTCATTGCTGTTCGGTGATGACGAAGAACGCCAGGCCATCGGCCGCCGGGCCCTGGAGGTGGTCAATAAAAACCGGGGAGCCCTGGATAAGGTGGTCGACGGGATCATTGAGCGAGTCTGA
- the cpdA gene encoding 3',5'-cyclic-AMP phosphodiesterase produces the protein MTIKEETRPLRVLQLTDPHLMARADGDLLGVKTRESLQAVIAEVLKVHGQPDLILATGDLAQDGSVDAYRVFGESLEVFSCPSTWIAGNHDRIENLERVAAEFDANQRHVIQGGWQFVMLDSSVPGKVFGALADSELEFLAQALEQHPDLPAVVALHHHPVDIGSDWMEKIGLTNRDAFWRVVDRFPQVKIVLWGHIHQEHERERHGVQLMATPSTCIQFTSGSSKFAVEDLPPGYRWFEFHDTGDFMTEVRRATDFQFELDQNSTGY, from the coding sequence ATGACCATTAAGGAAGAAACCCGGCCGCTCCGGGTATTGCAACTGACCGATCCGCACCTGATGGCGCGTGCCGACGGGGACCTGCTGGGCGTTAAGACCCGCGAAAGCCTGCAGGCAGTCATTGCAGAAGTGCTGAAGGTACACGGCCAGCCTGACCTGATACTGGCCACCGGGGATCTGGCCCAGGATGGTTCGGTGGACGCCTATCGCGTGTTTGGAGAGAGCCTTGAGGTGTTTTCCTGCCCCTCCACGTGGATTGCGGGCAATCACGACCGTATCGAAAACCTGGAAAGAGTTGCCGCAGAGTTCGATGCGAACCAGCGCCATGTGATCCAGGGCGGGTGGCAGTTCGTGATGCTGGACTCCTCCGTGCCCGGCAAGGTCTTTGGTGCCCTGGCCGATTCGGAGCTGGAGTTCCTGGCCCAAGCCCTGGAGCAGCATCCGGATCTGCCAGCCGTCGTTGCATTGCACCACCATCCCGTAGACATCGGATCTGACTGGATGGAAAAGATTGGCCTCACCAACCGGGATGCCTTCTGGCGGGTTGTGGACCGGTTCCCTCAGGTAAAAATTGTGTTGTGGGGACATATCCATCAGGAACACGAACGCGAGCGCCATGGTGTGCAGCTGATGGCCACGCCGTCTACCTGCATTCAGTTCACCTCCGGTTCCAGCAAGTTCGCCGTTGAGGACTTGCCACCTGGCTACCGCTGGTTTGAGTTCCATGACACCGGGGACTTCATGACGGAAGTCCGCCGGGCCACAGATTTCCAGTTCGAGCTGGATCAGAACAGCACCGGTTACTGA
- a CDS encoding LysR family transcriptional regulator: MIERGHLEILRAVDQQGSLTAAAERLHLTQSALSHSVRKLERQLGTDIWVREGRQLRLTQSGEYLLALANRLLPQIEHAEMLIGQFAKGQRGTLRIGMECHPCYQWLLKVVGPYLEQWPGVDVDVKQKFQFGGIGALFGHDIDMLVTPDPLHRPGLVFEPVFDYEQVLVVGADHPLAGKLWAEPEDLENETLITYPVEIERLDIYTRFLLPAHASPARHKTIETTDIMLQMVAAGRGVAALPRWLVEDYGGRIPVRAVQLGKTGIPKQIFLGLRERDREVDYLNSFMTLAREVRWS, encoded by the coding sequence ATGATTGAGCGTGGCCATCTGGAAATTCTCAGGGCGGTGGATCAGCAGGGGTCCCTGACGGCGGCCGCCGAGCGGCTACACCTGACCCAGTCTGCTCTGAGCCATTCGGTCCGAAAGCTGGAGCGACAGCTTGGTACGGACATTTGGGTGCGGGAGGGGCGGCAGCTGCGGCTGACCCAGTCAGGTGAGTATTTACTTGCCCTGGCCAACAGGCTATTGCCGCAGATTGAGCACGCCGAGATGCTGATTGGTCAGTTTGCCAAGGGTCAGCGGGGAACCCTCCGCATCGGGATGGAATGCCACCCCTGTTATCAGTGGCTGCTGAAAGTAGTGGGGCCCTACCTGGAGCAGTGGCCGGGGGTGGATGTGGATGTGAAACAGAAATTCCAGTTCGGCGGCATTGGCGCCCTGTTTGGCCACGATATCGACATGCTGGTAACGCCAGACCCATTGCACCGTCCTGGTCTGGTCTTTGAGCCGGTGTTTGATTACGAGCAGGTACTGGTGGTGGGGGCGGATCATCCGCTGGCTGGCAAACTCTGGGCAGAACCGGAGGATCTGGAAAACGAGACTCTGATTACCTACCCGGTAGAGATTGAGCGGCTGGATATCTACACGCGTTTTCTACTGCCGGCCCATGCCAGCCCGGCGCGGCATAAAACCATTGAAACCACGGACATCATGCTGCAGATGGTCGCAGCAGGGCGCGGTGTGGCAGCCTTGCCGCGATGGCTGGTGGAAGATTACGGGGGGCGGATCCCGGTAAGGGCTGTTCAGCTTGGTAAGACAGGTATTCCCAAACAGATCTTTCTGGGGCTTCGCGAGCGGGATCGGGAGGTGGATTATCTGAATTCGTTCATGACGTTGGCAAGAGAGGTTCGCTGGAGCTAG
- the thiC gene encoding phosphomethylpyrimidine synthase ThiC yields the protein MTDLPAYLSESAAADSAAIKPLSGSRKVYVQGSRSDLRVPMREITVQDTPTEMGGEPNPPVVVYDTSGPYTDPEAAIDLRKGLKPVRAAWIAERGDVEQLPDYSSGFTRRRMKDPQLDPLRFMDERKPLRAKPGQNVSQMHYARQGIVTPEMEYIAIRENMKLQEAREQGLLKDQHPGQSFGAGLPDQITPEFVRDEVARGRAIIPANINHPESEPMIIGRNFLVKINGNIGNSAVSSSIEEEVEKLTWGIRWGADTIMDLSTGKNIHETREWIIRNSPVPIGTVPIYQALEKVGGVAEDLTWEIFRDTLIEQAEQGVDYFTIHAGVRLHHVPLTAKRTTGIVSRGGSIMAKWCLAHHKESFLYEHFEDICEIMKVYDVSFSLGDGLRPGSIADANDAAQFGELETLGELTKIAWKHDVQCMIEGPGHVPMHLVKENMDKQLECCDEAPFYTLGPLITDIAPGYDHITSGIGAAMIGWYGCAMLCYVTPKEHLGLPNKDDVKTGIITYKIAAHAADLAKGHPGAQIRDNALSKARFEFRWEDQFNLGLDPDTARAYHDETLPKESAKVAHFCSMCGPKFCSMQISQEVRDYAKEHGLDEVSAVDAGMQEKSREFVESGSKLYDKV from the coding sequence ATGACGGACTTGCCAGCCTATCTCAGTGAATCCGCGGCGGCGGATTCCGCCGCCATCAAACCATTATCAGGCTCACGAAAAGTATACGTGCAGGGTAGCCGATCCGATCTGCGGGTACCTATGCGGGAAATTACCGTGCAGGACACGCCCACGGAGATGGGCGGCGAGCCGAACCCTCCGGTGGTTGTGTACGATACGTCCGGCCCGTACACAGATCCTGAAGCTGCTATTGATCTTCGTAAAGGCCTCAAACCAGTCCGCGCCGCCTGGATCGCCGAACGCGGTGATGTGGAACAGCTTCCGGACTATTCTTCCGGGTTCACCCGCCGCCGTATGAAAGACCCCCAGCTTGACCCGCTGAGGTTCATGGACGAGCGAAAACCGCTACGGGCCAAACCTGGCCAAAACGTTTCCCAGATGCACTACGCCCGGCAGGGTATCGTGACCCCGGAGATGGAGTACATCGCCATCCGTGAAAACATGAAGCTGCAGGAGGCCCGGGAACAGGGTCTGCTGAAAGACCAGCATCCCGGACAGTCCTTCGGTGCGGGCCTGCCGGACCAGATTACCCCCGAATTCGTCCGGGACGAAGTGGCTCGCGGCCGCGCCATCATCCCCGCGAACATCAATCACCCGGAATCCGAGCCGATGATCATTGGCCGTAACTTTCTGGTGAAGATTAACGGCAACATTGGCAACTCAGCGGTCAGCTCCTCCATTGAGGAAGAAGTCGAGAAACTGACCTGGGGCATCCGCTGGGGCGCCGATACCATCATGGACCTGTCTACCGGCAAGAACATCCACGAGACCCGGGAATGGATCATCCGCAACTCCCCGGTACCCATCGGCACCGTTCCGATCTATCAGGCACTGGAGAAGGTCGGTGGTGTCGCCGAAGACCTGACCTGGGAAATCTTCCGGGACACCCTGATTGAACAGGCCGAGCAGGGCGTGGATTACTTCACCATCCATGCCGGCGTTCGCCTGCACCACGTGCCGCTCACCGCCAAGCGCACCACCGGCATCGTTTCCCGGGGCGGTTCGATCATGGCCAAGTGGTGTCTCGCTCACCACAAGGAAAGCTTCCTGTACGAGCATTTCGAAGACATCTGCGAAATCATGAAAGTCTACGATGTCTCTTTCAGCCTCGGCGACGGCCTGCGCCCCGGCTCCATCGCCGACGCCAACGACGCAGCCCAGTTCGGCGAACTGGAAACCCTGGGTGAGCTGACCAAAATTGCCTGGAAACACGACGTCCAGTGCATGATCGAAGGCCCCGGCCACGTGCCCATGCATCTGGTAAAAGAGAACATGGACAAGCAACTGGAATGCTGCGACGAAGCCCCGTTCTACACCCTCGGCCCGCTGATCACCGACATCGCCCCGGGCTATGATCACATTACCTCCGGCATCGGCGCGGCGATGATCGGGTGGTATGGCTGCGCCATGCTCTGCTATGTGACCCCCAAAGAGCACCTGGGCCTGCCCAACAAGGACGACGTAAAAACCGGCATCATCACCTACAAGATCGCCGCCCACGCCGCCGACCTGGCCAAGGGCCACCCGGGCGCCCAGATCCGCGACAACGCCCTCTCCAAGGCCCGTTTCGAGTTCCGCTGGGAAGACCAGTTCAACCTCGGCCTGGACCCGGACACGGCCCGCGCCTACCACGACGAAACCCTGCCGAAGGAATCCGCCAAGGTGGCCCACTTCTGCTCCATGTGCGGCCCGAAGTTCTGCTCCATGCAGATCTCCCAGGAGGTTCGGGATTACGCGAAGGAGCATGGCCTCGATGAGGTATCCGCAGTGGATGCGGGCATGCAGGAGAAATCCCGGGAGTTCGTGGAGTCTGGGAGCAAGCTCTACGACAAGGTCTAA
- a CDS encoding TolC family outer membrane protein has protein sequence MNKRLLPGLISLLAAQPAFSLDLMETYEKALSYDSGIASSLAQFQAQQATSDVSKSALLPKISAVGSASYTSFEPRNIPGGANADELTRQLFSGDSYRTYRYGVELTQPLFRAQDWFSYEASQFQTEAAEAQYNLAQQQLILDVATAYFDVLRARDTVTTAKATETAIQRQYEQARERFDVGLIAVTEVYEARASYDDARSQRIAADNDLNVAREQLARLTGEYPDAMENLRQNFPLGRPEPMDPTSWEATAVEQNWSIQAALRQLNASEASLKAAKSGHLPTLELSASYQETSLENALFTQQEGSQSVASLSLTIPLYTGGGTQAGAREQRSLVTAAEQDLNTVRRDVRVNTRSLFLTVNNNIETASALEQTIISRRSALDATRAGYEVGTRNIVEVLDAERAYYVALRDYANARYDYVINSLQLKQAAGILTPRDLIDLNNWLSAAAPGIEALANEEETLDDPTQ, from the coding sequence ATGAATAAGCGTTTACTTCCAGGATTGATCAGCCTGCTCGCAGCCCAGCCTGCGTTCTCTCTGGATCTGATGGAAACCTATGAAAAGGCACTGTCCTATGACTCCGGCATTGCCTCGTCCCTGGCGCAGTTCCAGGCGCAGCAGGCAACCAGCGATGTCAGCAAGAGCGCCCTGCTGCCCAAAATCTCGGCGGTTGGGTCAGCAAGCTACACAAGTTTCGAGCCCAGGAATATACCCGGGGGGGCAAACGCCGATGAGCTGACGCGGCAACTCTTCTCGGGAGACAGTTATCGAACCTACCGCTACGGCGTCGAGCTGACTCAGCCACTGTTCCGGGCTCAAGACTGGTTCAGCTACGAAGCCAGCCAGTTCCAGACCGAGGCGGCCGAGGCCCAGTACAACCTGGCCCAGCAACAACTGATTCTGGATGTGGCAACCGCCTACTTCGATGTCCTGCGCGCCAGGGACACCGTCACAACCGCAAAAGCGACTGAGACGGCCATCCAGCGCCAGTACGAACAGGCCCGGGAACGGTTTGACGTGGGGCTCATTGCCGTCACCGAAGTCTATGAAGCGCGTGCCAGCTACGACGATGCCAGGAGCCAGCGCATCGCCGCCGACAACGACCTGAATGTGGCCAGGGAACAACTGGCCCGGTTAACCGGAGAATATCCGGACGCCATGGAAAATCTCAGGCAGAATTTTCCGCTCGGGCGCCCGGAGCCCATGGATCCGACTTCGTGGGAAGCAACCGCGGTGGAGCAAAACTGGTCTATTCAGGCGGCCCTGAGGCAACTCAATGCCAGCGAAGCCAGCCTGAAAGCGGCAAAGTCCGGTCATTTGCCAACCCTTGAGCTGAGCGCCTCCTACCAGGAAACCAGTCTGGAGAACGCCCTTTTTACCCAGCAGGAGGGCAGCCAGTCCGTTGCCTCACTGTCACTGACCATCCCGCTCTACACGGGCGGCGGCACCCAGGCCGGCGCCCGGGAACAGCGTTCGCTGGTCACCGCCGCCGAACAGGACCTGAATACGGTGCGCCGGGACGTACGGGTGAATACCCGGAGCCTGTTCCTGACGGTCAACAACAATATAGAGACCGCTTCCGCCCTGGAACAGACCATCATCTCCCGCCGCAGCGCCCTCGACGCCACCCGCGCCGGCTATGAGGTTGGAACGCGAAATATTGTGGAAGTGTTGGATGCGGAACGGGCCTATTACGTAGCCCTGAGGGACTACGCCAACGCCCGCTACGATTATGTGATCAACTCGCTTCAGCTCAAACAGGCCGCCGGAATCCTGACCCCTCGGGATCTGATCGACCTGAACAACTGGCTGAGCGCCGCTGCCCCCGGGATCGAGGCGCTGGCAAACGAGGAAGAAACGCTGGACGATCCTACCCAATAA
- the metE gene encoding 5-methyltetrahydropteroyltriglutamate--homocysteine S-methyltransferase, whose amino-acid sequence MVTTHNLGFPRIGARRELKFAQEAFWKGQITEEELQITGTDLRRKHWHSQRKLDRVPVGDFSFYDQVLDMSFTLGNLPERVSETGGSALDQYFRVARGRSGQEPSCCGVQAGEMTKWFDTNYHYIVPEFQQDTRFQLNADRLIEQINEARAQGLIPKPVIIGPVTYLWLGKSKDDSDRLTLLDSLLPVYSELLDLMSNHGIDWVQVDEPALVADLDADWRHAFSLAYHHLKTSRLKLLVTTYFGELRENLQMACELPVAGLHLDAISAPQEVARMVDWLPPHKQLSLGVINGRNIWRTDLGKTLDWLEQVHEKLGDRLWLAPSCSLLHVPVDLNSEEKLDPEIRGWLAFALQKLDELAILATALNQGRNAVRKELAESALATENRKTSGRVHNPSIETRIQAIRPDLGQRQSPYSARITAQQQKLDLPLFPTTTIGSFPQTRDIRQARLQFRKGTLTEAAYRQRIREEVSRCIDEQEILGLDVLVHGEAERNDMVEYFGEQLEGYAFSQFGWVQSYGSRCVKPPILFGDISRPRAMTLEWTRYAQSLTEKPVKGMLTGPVTILNWSFVRDDQPRRDTCLQLALAIREEVLDLEAAGVGIIQIDEAALREGLPLRKSDWSDYLDWAIEAFRIAANGVRDETQIHTHMCYSEFNDIIEAIARMDADVITIETSRSDMELLDAFRGFRYPNDIGPGVYDIHSPNIPDSEQIKSLMVKAAEQIPAERLWVNPDCGLKTRQWEEVIPALKNMVAAARELRERIQ is encoded by the coding sequence ATGGTGACCACACACAATCTCGGCTTCCCGCGCATTGGCGCCCGCCGGGAGCTGAAATTTGCCCAGGAAGCCTTCTGGAAAGGGCAAATCACCGAAGAAGAACTGCAGATCACAGGTACTGACCTGCGCCGAAAGCACTGGCATAGCCAGCGGAAGCTGGACCGGGTTCCGGTGGGCGATTTCTCGTTTTACGATCAGGTTCTGGATATGAGCTTTACCCTGGGCAACCTGCCCGAACGGGTGAGCGAGACCGGAGGCAGCGCGCTCGATCAGTATTTCCGGGTAGCCCGGGGCCGCTCCGGGCAGGAGCCGTCCTGCTGTGGCGTGCAGGCAGGAGAAATGACCAAGTGGTTCGACACCAACTATCACTACATCGTGCCGGAATTCCAGCAGGACACCCGTTTCCAGCTCAATGCCGACCGGCTGATTGAACAGATCAACGAAGCCAGGGCCCAGGGGCTGATTCCTAAACCGGTGATTATCGGCCCGGTGACCTATCTCTGGCTGGGAAAATCCAAAGACGACAGTGACCGGCTGACCCTGCTGGACTCCCTTTTGCCTGTGTACTCGGAACTTCTGGATCTGATGTCGAATCATGGAATCGACTGGGTTCAGGTGGACGAGCCCGCCTTGGTCGCCGATCTTGATGCAGACTGGCGCCACGCCTTCAGCCTGGCCTACCACCATCTCAAGACCAGCCGCCTCAAGCTGTTGGTAACCACTTACTTCGGTGAGTTGCGGGAAAACCTGCAAATGGCCTGCGAACTGCCGGTTGCCGGCCTACACCTCGACGCCATCAGCGCGCCACAGGAAGTAGCGCGGATGGTGGACTGGCTGCCACCCCACAAACAACTTTCCCTGGGTGTTATCAACGGCCGGAATATCTGGCGAACAGATCTCGGCAAGACCCTGGACTGGCTGGAGCAGGTCCATGAAAAACTGGGTGATCGCCTGTGGCTGGCGCCGTCCTGCTCTTTGCTGCATGTTCCGGTAGATCTCAACAGCGAAGAAAAGCTGGACCCGGAAATCCGCGGCTGGCTGGCGTTTGCCCTTCAGAAACTGGACGAGTTGGCCATTCTCGCCACCGCCCTGAATCAGGGCAGAAACGCAGTCCGTAAGGAACTGGCTGAATCCGCTCTAGCGACGGAAAACCGGAAAACGTCCGGAAGGGTTCATAACCCCTCGATAGAGACCCGAATCCAGGCAATCAGGCCGGACCTCGGTCAGCGGCAAAGCCCCTACTCAGCGCGCATCACAGCCCAGCAACAGAAACTTGACCTGCCCCTGTTTCCAACCACGACCATTGGGTCCTTCCCCCAGACACGGGACATCCGCCAGGCTCGCCTGCAATTCCGTAAGGGCACACTGACAGAAGCCGCCTACAGGCAACGGATTCGTGAGGAAGTAAGCCGTTGCATTGACGAGCAGGAAATACTGGGCCTGGATGTTCTGGTGCATGGCGAGGCGGAGCGCAATGACATGGTTGAATACTTCGGCGAACAGCTTGAGGGTTATGCCTTCAGCCAGTTCGGCTGGGTCCAGTCTTACGGCTCCCGTTGCGTGAAACCGCCCATTCTGTTCGGCGACATTTCCCGCCCGAGAGCCATGACCCTGGAGTGGACTCGCTACGCCCAGTCACTGACCGAAAAACCTGTAAAGGGCATGCTGACCGGTCCCGTGACGATTCTTAACTGGTCCTTCGTACGGGACGACCAGCCCCGCAGGGATACCTGCCTGCAGCTGGCGCTGGCGATTCGGGAGGAAGTGCTTGATCTGGAAGCCGCCGGCGTTGGCATTATCCAGATTGATGAGGCGGCCCTGAGGGAAGGCCTTCCGCTGCGGAAATCAGACTGGAGCGACTACCTGGACTGGGCGATAGAGGCATTTCGGATTGCCGCCAACGGCGTTCGAGATGAAACCCAAATCCATACTCACATGTGTTACTCGGAATTCAACGACATAATCGAAGCCATCGCTCGCATGGACGCAGATGTCATCACCATCGAAACATCCCGTTCGGACATGGAGCTGCTCGATGCATTCCGGGGCTTCCGGTATCCGAACGACATCGGCCCCGGCGTCTACGACATTCACTCCCCCAACATACCGGACAGCGAGCAGATCAAGTCGCTTATGGTGAAGGCTGCAGAGCAGATACCAGCGGAGCGGCTATGGGTTAACCCGGACTGCGGCCTGAAGACCCGTCAATGGGAGGAAGTCATTCCGGCGCTCAAGAACATGGTGGCTGCAGCCCGTGAGCTGCGAGAGCGGATTCAGTAA